The following proteins are co-located in the Mesorhizobium australicum WSM2073 genome:
- a CDS encoding type II toxin-antitoxin system CcdA family antitoxin, translating into MRKIALNAIRQPANLSIDSNLMREAKGLDVNVSRAAEAGIAEAVAAEKGRLWKLENRTTMDAWNDYIDKNGIPLEEYRQF; encoded by the coding sequence ATGCGTAAGATTGCCTTGAATGCGATCCGTCAGCCAGCAAATCTGTCGATCGACTCGAACCTCATGCGGGAAGCCAAGGGGCTTGACGTGAATGTCTCGCGCGCTGCGGAAGCCGGCATCGCGGAGGCGGTGGCAGCTGAAAAGGGGCGGCTGTGGAAGCTTGAGAACCGTACCACGATGGATGCGTGGAACGACTACATCGACAAGAACGGCATCCCGTTGGAAGAGTATCGGCAGTTCTGA
- a CDS encoding CcdB family protein encodes MPRYDVFAGRVEDNYLLDVQSDLLDNFKTRVVVPLLPVATVPPPMRKLHPIFEINGRKLVMATHLIATVPASELVESRLNLAKHHDDIVAALDMLFQGF; translated from the coding sequence ATGCCCCGCTATGATGTCTTCGCCGGTCGCGTTGAAGACAACTATTTGCTCGACGTCCAATCCGACCTGCTCGACAATTTCAAGACGCGGGTTGTCGTTCCGCTTCTGCCGGTCGCAACGGTGCCGCCGCCAATGCGAAAGCTTCATCCGATCTTCGAGATCAATGGACGGAAGCTGGTCATGGCGACACACCTGATCGCCACCGTTCCCGCAAGCGAATTGGTTGAAAGTCGGCTGAACCTGGCGAAGCATCACGATGACATCGTTGCCGCGCTCGACA